In Cicer arietinum cultivar CDC Frontier isolate Library 1 chromosome 7, Cicar.CDCFrontier_v2.0, whole genome shotgun sequence, a single window of DNA contains:
- the LOC101489367 gene encoding phospholipid-transporting ATPase 1-like yields MMETKNPSQNSSKFETFMQNSSSRRNSTREVTFGHSESKAVRYGSRGTTADSEPFSMSQKEISDEDARLIYVDDPDRTNIKFEFAGNSVRTGKYSIFTFLPRNLFEQFHRVAYIYFLIIAILNQLPQLAVFGRGVSILPLAFVLLVTAVKDAYEDWRRHRSDKVENNRFGLVFVNGNFIEKKWKDIRVGEIIKINANEPIPCDFVLLSTSDPTGVAYVQTLNLDGESNLKTRYAKQETQSKFHEKERFIGLIKCEKPNRNIYGFQATMEVDEKRLSLGSSNIVLRGCELKNTNWAVGVAVYCGCETKAMLNNSGAPSKRSRLETQMNSEIIMLSFFLVALCIVTSVCAAVWLKRNKKELNLLPYYRKLDVSKGKEESYQYYGWGVEILFTFLMSVIVFQVMIPISLYISMELVRVGQAYFMIKDSRLYDEATNSRFQCRALNINEDLGQIKYIFSDKTGTLTENKMEFQCASIWGVDYSSGKAGLENEQDEYSLQVDGKVLKPKMKVKVNQELLRLSKNGFANEDGKWIYDFFLALAACNTIVPLVVDTSDPTVKLIDYQGESPDEQALTYAAAAYGFMLIERTSGHIVIDIHGERQRFNVLGLHEFDSDRKRMSVILGCSDNSVKLFVKGADTSMFSVINKSLNTAVIQATETHLQSYSSVGLRTLVIGMRDLNPSEFEQWHFAFEAASTSLIGRAALLRKVATNVENNLCILGATAIEDKLQQGVPESIESLRKAGIKVWVLTGDKQETAISIGYSSKLLTSSMTQIRIKSNNRASCQRDLQDALMTSRKNMAAREVGNYFEGSSDADAVLTPMALIIDGTSLVYILDSKLEEELFELSRRCSVVLCCRVAPLQKAGIVSLVKNRTSDMTLAIGDGANDVSMIQMADVGVGISGQEGRQAVMASDFAMGQFRFLVPLLFVHGHWNYQRLGYMVLYNFYRNAVFVLILFWYVLFTAFTLTTAINEWSSMLYSIIYTAVPTIVVGVLDKDLSKRTLLNNPQLYGAGQREEAYNKKLFWLTMADTLWQSVVVFFAPLFAYWGSTVDVASIGDLWTLSVVILVNLHLAMDVIRWSWITHASIWGSVIATFICVVIIDAIPALRGYWAIFDAAGTALFWLCLLGIQIAALLPRFVVKFVYQYYCPDDIQISREVEKFRTLRVNGGEQTEMLHITNGPQR; encoded by the exons ATGATGGAAACAAAAAACCCATCTCAGAATTCTtcaaagtttgaaactttcatGCAAAATTCATCATCACGGAGGAATTCAACAAGGGAAGTGACTTTTGGTCACTCAGAGTCCAAAGCTGTTAGGTATGGTTCAAGGGGTACTACTGCTGATTCTGAACCTTTTAGCATGTCACAAAAAGAAATTAGTGACGAAGATGCTAGGTTGATTTATGTTGATGATCCTGATAGAACaaatataaagtttgaatttgCAGGGAATTCAGTTCGTACTGgaaaatattcaattttcaCTTTTCTACCTAGAAATTTGTTTGAACAGTTTCATAGAGttgcttatatttatttccttATAATTGCTATTCTTAATCAGTTACCTCAACTAGCTGTTTTCGGAAGAGGTGTTTCGATTTTGCCGTTGGCTTTTGTTCTTCTTGTTACTGCTGTTAAAGATGCATATGAGGATTGGAGGAGACATAGGTCTGATAAAGTTGAGAATAATAGGTTTGGATTGGTTTTTGTTAATGGTAATTTCATAGAGAAGAAATGGAAGGATATTAGAGTTGGTGAGATCATTAAAATCAATGCGAATGAACCGATTCCTTgtgattttgttttgttgtCAACTAGTGACCCTACTGGTGTTGCTTATGTTCAAACACTTAATCTAGATGGTGAATCAAATTTGAAGACTAGGTATGCGAAACAAGAGACGCAATCTAAATTTCATGAGAAGGAGAGGTTTATCGGGTTGATTAAGTGTGAGAAACCCAATAGGAATATTTATGGATTTCAAGCTACAATGGAGGTTGATGAAAAGAGATTGTCTCTTGGTTCATCCAATATTGTACTTAGAGGATGTGAACTTAAGAATACTAATTGGGCGGTTGGTGTTGCCGTGTATTGTGGTTGCGAGACTAAAGCTATGCTCAACAATTCGGGTGCTCCTTCTAAGAGGAGCCGTCTTGAGACTCAGATGAACTCTGAGATCATTatgctttctttctttcttgtaGCTTTGTGTATAGTCACTTCAGTTTGCGCTGCTGTTTGGTTAAAGCGAAACAAGAAGGAGTTGAATCTATTGCCTTATTATAGGAAACTCGATGTTTCAAAGGGAAAAGAGGAAAGCTATCAATATTATGGATGGGGAGTGGAAATTCTTTTCACGTTCCTCATGTCGGTTATAGTGTTCCAGGTCATGATCCCTATATCGTTGTACATTTCAATGGAGCTTGTCCGTGTTGGTCAGGCCTACTTCATGATCAAAGACTCCAGATTGTATGATGAGGCAACCAATTCAAGATTTCAGTGTAGGGCCTTGAATATCAATGAAGATTTAgggcaaattaaatatatcttttcGGACAAAACTGGTACACTAACTGAGAACAAGATGGAGTTTCAATGCGCGAGTATCTGGGGTGTTGATTACAGTTCTGGAAAAGCCGGTCTTGAGAATGAGCAAGATGAATACTCTCTTCAAG TTGATGGAAAGGTCTTGAAGCCAAAGATGAAGGTGAAAGTTAATCAAGAGCTTTTGCGATTATCAAAAAATGGATTTGCAAACGAAGATGGAAAATGGATTTATGATTTCTTTCTTGCATTGGCAGCATGTAATACTATTGTGCCTCTTGTTGTTGACACATCTGACCCTACAGTCAAGCTGATAGATTATCAAGGCGAATCACCTGATGAACAAGCATTGACATATGCTGCTGCTGCCTATGGTTTTATGCTTATAGAACGAACCTCAGGTCACATAGTCATTGATATTCATGGTGAAAGACAAag GTTCAATGTATTGGGTTTGCACGAATTTGACAGTGATCGAAAAAGGATGTCGGTTATATTGGGGTGCAGTGACAATTCAGTGAAACTCTTTGTCAAAGGGGCGGATACATCAATGTTTAGTGTGATCAATAAATCATTGAACACAGCCGTAATACAAGCAACTGAAACCCATCTTCAATCTTATTCTTCTGTCGGTTTGAGGACGCTTGTTATTGGGATGCGTGACTTGAATCCTTCGGAATTTGAGCAATGGCACTTTGCCTTTGAGGCAGCAAGTACTTCTTTGATTGGTAGGGCTGCTTTGCTTCGCAAGGTTGCTACCAATGTAGAGAATAACCTATGCATATTGGGCGCTACCGCTATTGAAGATAAACTGCAGCAAGGAGTGCCCGAATCTATTGAGTCTCTAAGGAAAGCCGGTATTAAAGTATGGGTGTTGACTGGGGACAAACAGGAAACTGCCATATCGATTGGCTATTCGTCAAAGTTACTAACAAGCAGCATGACTCAAATTAGAATTAAGAGCAATAATCGAGCGTCATGTCAAAGAGATTTACAAGATGCACTTATGACGTCTAGAAAAAACATGGCTGCACGTGAGGTTGGCAACTATTTTGAAGGAAGTTCTGACGCTGATGCTGTTTTGACTCCGATGGCCTTGATTATTGACGGGACTAGCCTTGTATATATTCTTGACAGCAAACTTGAAGAAGAG CTCTTTGAACTCTCACGTAGATGTTCTGTTGTTCTATGTTGTCGTGTGGCTCCATTGCAAAAGGCCGGGATTGTCTCTCTTGTCAAGAATAGGACGTCCGACATGACTTTAGCCATTGGAGATG GTGCTAACGATGTATCGATGATCCAAATGGCTGATGTTGGTGTTGGCATCAGTGGGCAGGAGGGTAGACAAGCTGTTATGGCTTCAGATTTTGCAATGGGGCAGTTTAGGTTTTTAGTTCCTCTCTTATTCGTACACGGACACTGGAATTACCAACGGCTAGGCTACATGGTTCTATACAATTTTTACCGAAATGCTGTCTTTGTTCTAATTCTATTTTG GTATGTGCTCTTCACTGCTTTCACTTTGACAACTGCTATAAATGAATGGAGCAGCATGTTGTATTCAATAATTTACACTGCAGTGCCAACTATTGTTGTCGGTGTTCTCGACAAGGATCTTAGCAAAAGAACTCTCCTAAATAACCCGCAGCTTTACGGGGCCGGACAAAGAGAAGAGGCctacaacaaaaaattgttttggtTGACGATGGCAGATACTTTATGGCAGAGTGTTGTCGTCTTCTTCGCTCCTCTCTTCGCATATTGGGGAAGCACTGTTGATGTAGCAAGCATAGGGGATCTTTGGACTCTTTCGGTAGTTATTTTGGTTAATTTGCACTTGGCCATGGACGTAATTAGGTGGAGTTGGATTACTCATGCATCCATTTGGGGGTCTGTCATTGCAACTTTCATATGTGTCGTGATTATTGATGCTATACCGGCACTTCGTGGTTATTG GGCTATCTTCGATGCAGCAGGCACCGCATTATTCTGGTTATGTTTGCTTGGAATACAAATAGCAGCATTGCTTCCACGCTTCGTGGTAAAATttgtttatcaatattattGTCCGGACGATATTCAGATTTCAAGAGAAGTTGAGAAGTTTAGGACTCTAAGGGTCAATGGAGGTGAACAAACAGAAATGCTTCACATCACAAATGGTCCACAAAGATAA